The following are from one region of the Arachis duranensis cultivar V14167 chromosome 10, aradu.V14167.gnm2.J7QH, whole genome shotgun sequence genome:
- the LOC107471534 gene encoding NDR1/HIN1-like protein 1 has protein sequence MSVKECGHHKSKKKKIFKRIFWWTAIICFIILVTILIIWAILQPSKPTFILQDVTVYAFNASVANFLTSNFQVTLSSRNPNDKIGIYYDRLDAYISYRSQQITLRTSIPPSYQGHKEVDVWSPFVSGNNVPVAPFNFQGLSQDQNNGNVLVVVKLDGKVRWKVGAFVSGHYHIYIRCPAFITFGPRSNGIALGDSGAVKFQLVQRCTVGV, from the exons ATGTCGGTGAAGGAGTGCGGGCACCacaagagcaagaagaagaagatcttCAAGAGAATATTCTGGTGGACAGCCATCATCTGCTTCATCATCCTCGTAACAATCCTCATCATTTGGGCCATCCTCCAACCATCAAAACCCACCTTCATCCTCCAAGACGTAACCGTCTACGCCTTCAACGCCTCCGTCGCCAACTTCCTCACCTCCAACTTCCAGGTCACTCTCTCCTCCCGCAACCCCAACGACAAGATCGGAATCTACTACGACCGCCTCGACGCCTACATCTCCTACCGCAGCCAGCAG aTCACCCTCCGGACTTCCATTCCTCCGTCGTACCAAGGCCACAAGGAGGTTGACGTCTGGTCCCCATTTGTCTCCGGCAACAATGTTCCGGTGGCTCCGTTTAACTTCCAAGGACTAAGCCAGGATCAGAACAACGGCAACGTTCTCGTCGTCGTTAAACTTGACGGCAAGGTCCGTTGGAAGGTCGGCGCCTTTGTCTCCGGCCATTACCACATCTATATCCGTTGCCCTGCCTTCATCACGTTCGGACCCCGCAGTAACGGCATCGCCCTCGGAGATAGCGGCGCCGTTAAGTTTCAGCTTGTTCAGCGCTGCACAGTCGGTGTTTGA
- the LOC107471438 gene encoding NDR1/HIN1-like protein 3 translates to MAENKQPTNLNGAYYGPAIPPRPAERRRSCCCCLFSVIWKLLLVLIILAVIAVLVFWVIVQPRIFKFYVNHAEITQFDYNTNTTQLRYNMVLNFTAHNPNKKLGIYYDQVLAKAFYQDTQFASANVITFMNSFRQDKKGTNPMSGVFSGQQLIFLDYSQYSQVTHDKNRRSFDIYVKLYFQIRFRLGDLISGTYKPRVKCDLNVPFTNATKAFTFFKTTKCDIHF, encoded by the coding sequence ATGGCTGAAAATAAGCAACCAACAAACTTGAACGGAGCCTACTATGGCCCCGCCATCCCCCCGCGGCCGGCGGAACGAAGAAGAAGCTGCTGCTGCTGCCTCTTCAGCGTCATCTGGAAGCTTCTACTTGTGCTCATCATTCTCGCTGTCATCGCAGTCTTGGTATTCTGGGTGATTGTTCAACCGCGCATATTTAAGTTTTACGTGAACCATGCAGAGATAACACAATTCGACTACAACACCAACACCACCCAACTCCGCTACAACATGGTCCTCAACTTCACCGCCCACAACCCCAACAAGAAACTCGGCATCTACTACGATCAAGTGCTGGCCAAAGCCTTCTACCAGGACACCCAGTTCGCCTCCGCCAACGTCATCACTTTCATGAACTCCTTCAGGCAAGACAAGAAGGGAACCAACCCTATGAGCGGTGTTTTCTCTGGTCAACAATTGATTTTCCTCGATTATAGCCAGTACTCGCAGGTCACTCATGATAAGAACCGTAGGAGTTTTGACATCTACGTCAAGCTCTACTTTCAGATCAGGTTCAGGCTTGGGGATCTCATTTCTGGCACCTACAAGCCCAGAGTCAAGTGTGATCTCAACGTTCCATTTACAAACGCCACCAAAGCTTTCACTTTTTTTAAGACCACCAAGTGTGATATTCATTTCTAG